A stretch of the Buchananella sp. 14KM1171 genome encodes the following:
- a CDS encoding NUDIX domain-containing protein: MPGRVLRRVEDSKDHSRQVVERREIFSGFAFDFVSEDVVLQPGAAPVQRDFVSHPGAVGVVALRQIDGVEHVLLLSQYRHPVRARLWEIPAGLLDVPGERAVEAARRELAEEAQLGAHSWDVLVDYFTTPGGNSEGIRVFLARDLYPAPLPDGFVQEAEEAEMEAVWVPLQAAVELVHAGQLHNPSTVVGVLACASALSEPGRLRGVDAPWLRWD, encoded by the coding sequence CTGCCCGGCCGCGTCCTTCGGCGCGTGGAGGACAGCAAGGACCACAGCCGCCAGGTAGTAGAGCGCCGCGAGATTTTCAGCGGCTTCGCCTTCGACTTCGTCAGCGAGGACGTGGTGCTGCAACCCGGCGCCGCGCCGGTGCAGCGCGACTTCGTTTCCCACCCCGGCGCGGTGGGCGTGGTGGCCCTGCGCCAGATCGACGGCGTGGAGCACGTGCTGCTGCTCTCCCAGTACCGCCACCCGGTGCGCGCCCGGCTGTGGGAGATCCCGGCCGGGCTGCTGGACGTGCCGGGGGAGCGGGCCGTGGAGGCCGCGCGCCGCGAGCTGGCCGAGGAGGCGCAGCTGGGCGCCCACAGCTGGGACGTCCTGGTGGACTACTTCACCACGCCGGGCGGCAACTCGGAGGGCATCCGCGTCTTCCTGGCCCGCGACCTCTACCCGGCCCCGCTCCCGGACGGGTTCGTCCAGGAGGCCGAGGAGGCGGAGATGGAGGCCGTGTGGGTGCCGCTCCAGGCGGCCGTGGAGCTGGTGCACGCCGGGCAGCTGCACAACCCCTCGACGGTGGTGGGGGTCCTGGCCTGCGCCTCCGCGCTGAGCGAGCCCGGGCGCCTGCGCGGCGTGGACGCGCCCTGGCTGCGCTGGGACTAG
- the steA gene encoding putative cytokinetic ring protein SteA, with amino-acid sequence MEPKAAQLSRVEKGDLVAVDILDMDRATAEALVRRKPSAVLNASTTISGRYPTKGASVLVAAGIPLIDQLGPDLVAVRDGQHIELEGAQVRRRGRIIAEGVVQTEQSVQEALSRAQDGLSLQLDAFAASLAEHLDREREVLLEGYGVPTLRDKLRGRPVLIAVPSADLELELKAVRGYCRDRSPVVIAVDDAAPTVRKAGLSPDVLVGDLQGTDESVLRAAKQRVLSSHAPGYTHAANIHGELGLDFATFDTSLDTADQAILIAVEAGAPVIVTAGIGMELEDVLDRGQATMAANMLTRLRSQDRVVSARAVGSLSKREIPVLWLLALLLAAGAALGAAWLTTEAGRAWLATFDFFGASSLVPGTFPLEA; translated from the coding sequence GTGGAGCCGAAGGCCGCCCAGCTCTCCCGCGTGGAGAAGGGCGACCTGGTGGCGGTGGACATCCTGGACATGGACCGGGCCACGGCCGAGGCGCTGGTGCGCCGCAAGCCGAGCGCCGTGCTGAACGCCTCCACCACGATCTCCGGGCGCTACCCCACCAAGGGAGCCAGCGTCCTCGTAGCGGCCGGCATCCCGCTGATCGACCAGCTCGGACCAGACCTGGTGGCGGTGCGCGATGGGCAGCACATCGAACTGGAGGGAGCCCAGGTGCGCCGGCGCGGCCGCATCATCGCCGAGGGCGTGGTGCAGACCGAGCAGAGCGTGCAAGAGGCGCTCTCGCGCGCCCAGGACGGCCTGAGCCTGCAGCTGGACGCGTTTGCCGCCTCCCTGGCCGAGCACCTGGACAGGGAACGCGAGGTGCTGCTGGAGGGCTACGGCGTGCCCACGCTGCGCGACAAGCTGCGCGGCCGCCCCGTGCTGATCGCGGTGCCCAGCGCCGACCTCGAACTGGAACTGAAGGCCGTGCGCGGATACTGCCGCGACCGCTCCCCGGTGGTTATCGCGGTGGACGACGCCGCACCGACGGTGCGAAAGGCCGGCCTGAGCCCCGACGTGCTGGTGGGAGACCTGCAGGGAACCGATGAGTCCGTGCTGCGCGCGGCCAAGCAGCGCGTCCTGTCCAGCCACGCGCCCGGCTACACCCACGCCGCCAACATCCACGGCGAGCTGGGGCTGGACTTCGCCACCTTCGACACCTCCCTGGACACCGCAGACCAGGCCATCTTGATAGCGGTGGAGGCGGGCGCCCCCGTCATCGTCACCGCCGGCATCGGCATGGAGCTGGAGGACGTGCTGGATCGCGGCCAGGCCACCATGGCGGCCAATATGCTCACGCGGCTGCGCAGCCAGGACCGGGTGGTCAGCGCCCGCGCGGTCGGCAGCCTGTCCAAGCGGGAGATCCCCGTGCTGTGGCTGTTGGCGCTGCTTCTCGCGGCCGGCGCCGCGCTCGGCGCGGCGTGGCTGACCACCGAGGCCGGCCGCGCCTGGCTGGCCACATTCGACTTCTTCGGGGCCAGCAGCCTTGTCCCCGGTACCTTCCCCCTGGAGGCATGA
- a CDS encoding NAD kinase, with translation MSRKVMVVSHLTRTSSREAANRVRAEFAKHAVEVVDQATTTDVEIIVVLGGDGTILSAVERGHNLDVPVIGINTGHVGFLAEAEPEGVEEVVARIVARDYFVEERMTLSADVTCPGGKRYEGWALNEAALEKTLKGSMVDVTIGVDGRAMSSFGCDSLVLATPTGSTAYAFSGGGPVVWPDVEAMLLVPIAAHALFTRPLVVGPSSVLEIEVTQSSASGAELWFDGRRRVPAPQGAHITVRRGERPARLARLNDTPFSGRLVAKFHLPVHGWRSAK, from the coding sequence ATGAGCCGGAAGGTGATGGTGGTGTCCCACCTGACCCGCACGTCCTCGCGGGAGGCGGCCAACCGGGTGCGGGCGGAGTTCGCCAAGCACGCGGTGGAGGTGGTGGATCAGGCCACCACCACGGACGTGGAGATCATCGTGGTGCTGGGCGGCGATGGCACGATCCTGTCCGCCGTGGAGCGGGGCCACAACCTGGACGTGCCCGTGATCGGGATCAACACTGGCCACGTGGGCTTCCTGGCGGAGGCCGAACCAGAGGGCGTGGAGGAGGTGGTGGCGCGCATCGTGGCGCGCGACTACTTCGTGGAGGAGCGCATGACTCTCAGCGCGGACGTCACCTGCCCGGGTGGCAAGCGCTACGAGGGCTGGGCGCTCAACGAGGCCGCGCTGGAAAAGACGCTCAAGGGCTCGATGGTGGACGTCACGATCGGCGTGGACGGGCGCGCCATGAGCTCGTTTGGCTGCGATTCGCTGGTCCTGGCCACCCCGACCGGATCGACCGCCTACGCCTTCAGCGGCGGCGGGCCGGTGGTGTGGCCGGACGTGGAGGCGATGCTGCTGGTGCCGATCGCGGCCCACGCCCTCTTTACGCGTCCCCTGGTGGTGGGGCCCTCGTCCGTGCTGGAGATCGAGGTGACGCAGTCCTCCGCTTCGGGCGCGGAGCTCTGGTTCGACGGGCGGCGCCGGGTGCCGGCCCCGCAGGGCGCACACATCACGGTGCGGCGCGGGGAGCGGCCGGCGCGCCTGGCCCGCCTGAACGACACGCCGTTCTCTGGCCGACTGGTGGCGAAGTTCCACCTGCCGGTGCACGGCTGGCGCAGCGCCAAGTAA
- a CDS encoding TlyA family RNA methyltransferase, giving the protein MARLIRLDSELVRRGLARSRTHAAELIDAGLVKLDGAVVTKAARQVNPAQAIVVAQDESHGYVSRGALKLAGALDALGERAPLIEGRRCLDAGASTGGFTEVLLRRGAAHVVAVDVGYGQLAWSLRSDERVTAMDRTNVRTLQPEQVAPAPDLVVGDLSFISLTLLLEPLVKCAGAHADFLLMVKPQFEVGRERLGAGGVVREPALHVETVESVARCALTQGLRVLDVQASPLPGPAGNVEYFLSMTKSDRRGEGLEGQELRAAIEAAVANGPAGGAA; this is encoded by the coding sequence ATGGCACGGCTGATTCGACTGGACTCGGAGCTGGTGCGGCGGGGGTTGGCGCGTTCGCGCACCCACGCGGCGGAGCTGATCGACGCCGGGCTGGTGAAGCTCGACGGCGCGGTGGTGACCAAGGCCGCGCGGCAGGTCAATCCCGCCCAGGCGATCGTGGTGGCTCAGGATGAGTCCCACGGCTACGTCTCTCGTGGCGCCCTGAAGTTGGCCGGCGCCCTGGATGCGCTGGGGGAGCGCGCCCCACTTATCGAGGGACGACGCTGCCTGGACGCCGGTGCCTCCACCGGCGGGTTCACCGAGGTGCTGCTGCGGCGGGGCGCCGCGCACGTGGTGGCCGTGGACGTGGGCTACGGCCAGCTGGCGTGGTCGCTGCGCAGCGACGAACGGGTCACCGCGATGGATCGCACCAACGTGCGCACGCTCCAGCCCGAGCAGGTGGCCCCTGCCCCGGACCTGGTGGTGGGGGACTTGTCCTTCATTTCGCTGACGCTGCTGCTGGAGCCGCTGGTCAAGTGCGCCGGCGCGCACGCCGACTTCCTGCTCATGGTCAAGCCCCAGTTCGAGGTGGGGCGAGAGCGCCTGGGGGCCGGTGGCGTGGTGCGCGAACCGGCGCTGCACGTGGAGACGGTGGAGAGCGTGGCGCGCTGCGCACTGACGCAGGGGCTGCGCGTGCTGGACGTGCAGGCCAGCCCGCTGCCGGGCCCGGCGGGCAACGTGGAGTACTTCCTCTCCATGACCAAGAGCGACCGGCGCGGCGAGGGCCTGGAGGGGCAAGAACTGCGCGCCGCCATCGAGGCAGCGGTTGCGAACGGCCCCGCCGGCGGGGCAGCATGA
- a CDS encoding HAD-IIA family hydrolase, which translates to MSGAPEYRPGVLLGCQVPLSEAYQVALLDLDGVCYAGKLPIDFAAEGINAARAAGMASMFVTNNASRLPADVAAHLTELGIQTTAQQVMTAAQDVAEVMRAELEAGATVFVLGTQALVQAVEDAGFTVVSSADDAPTAVVQGLDRNITWAAMSEAVLCISRGARFYASNLDSTLPTERGMAIGNGSLVACVEHAAGVKATPAGKPLAGIFHRALARAGGGSALGVGDRLNTDVACAVAAQVPSLHVLTGVSDARAVALAAPAERPSFLAKDLRGLSEPHPEVAVDGTSATCRQSTARFDADGTLYVGEVPLAEGAVVGIDHYRAVVAAAWVAADQGVMVSVPAFTVA; encoded by the coding sequence GTGAGCGGCGCGCCGGAGTACCGCCCCGGCGTGCTGCTGGGCTGCCAGGTGCCGCTGAGCGAGGCCTACCAGGTGGCGCTGCTGGACCTGGACGGGGTCTGCTACGCCGGCAAGCTGCCGATCGACTTCGCCGCAGAGGGCATCAACGCCGCGCGGGCGGCCGGCATGGCCTCCATGTTCGTCACGAACAACGCCTCCCGCCTGCCCGCAGACGTGGCGGCCCACCTCACCGAGCTGGGCATCCAGACCACCGCGCAGCAGGTGATGACGGCCGCGCAGGACGTCGCGGAGGTCATGCGCGCAGAGCTGGAGGCCGGCGCCACCGTCTTTGTGCTGGGCACGCAGGCGCTGGTGCAGGCGGTGGAGGACGCGGGCTTTACCGTGGTTTCCTCGGCCGACGACGCCCCGACCGCGGTGGTGCAGGGCCTGGACCGCAACATCACGTGGGCCGCGATGAGCGAGGCGGTGCTGTGCATCTCGCGGGGGGCGCGTTTCTACGCCTCCAACCTGGACTCCACGCTGCCCACCGAGCGCGGCATGGCGATCGGTAACGGCTCCCTGGTGGCCTGCGTGGAGCACGCCGCCGGTGTGAAGGCAACCCCGGCCGGCAAGCCCCTGGCGGGCATCTTCCATCGCGCCCTTGCGCGCGCGGGGGGCGGCAGCGCGCTGGGCGTGGGCGACCGGCTCAACACGGACGTGGCCTGCGCGGTGGCGGCCCAGGTCCCCTCCCTGCACGTGCTCACCGGCGTTTCGGACGCCCGGGCGGTGGCCCTGGCCGCGCCCGCCGAGCGCCCCTCGTTCCTGGCCAAGGACCTGCGCGGCCTGAGCGAGCCGCACCCGGAGGTAGCGGTGGATGGCACGAGCGCCACCTGCCGCCAGTCCACGGCGCGGTTCGACGCCGACGGCACGCTCTACGTGGGCGAGGTCCCGCTCGCTGAGGGCGCCGTGGTGGGCATCGACCACTACCGGGCCGTCGTGGCGGCGGCCTGGGTTGCGGCCGACCAGGGCGTAATGGTGAGCGTGCCGGCCTTCACCGTGGCCTGA
- a CDS encoding copper transporter — protein sequence MTVLNFRYHVVSLVAVFLALAIGVVLGAGPLQRPIGDTLTGQLSEARNSRDSYKAQVGQLEAKIAGYGKAASALKADVVTGALTGLRVAVVALPGADGADVSAATAILGEAGAEVVAQVNVNPSFTDPATNTYRTTFAGQLRAYLEPKVGAEATTEQIFALALAQVLTSSTENAVTVAAFLEATETPFVSLPQAATGAAHSIVVVGPRSQEDLAAALGNPDAESLKLHSNYLVALASGLGQAGLGGMVLGDASTDASLVTRLRNSGDAVSTLDAVGTDFSTVFTPRVLAASLSSKHGAYGVEASATEGLPLAGALPALPELGASVLSPSTGVQPGASAPAPAPSAQPTGQDAQPSPSTSN from the coding sequence ATGACCGTGTTGAACTTCCGCTACCACGTGGTTTCGCTTGTCGCCGTGTTCCTGGCCCTGGCCATCGGAGTGGTGCTGGGGGCCGGCCCCCTGCAGCGCCCGATCGGGGACACCCTGACCGGGCAGCTCAGCGAGGCACGCAACTCGCGCGACTCCTACAAGGCCCAGGTCGGTCAGCTGGAGGCCAAGATTGCCGGCTACGGCAAGGCGGCCAGCGCCCTGAAGGCGGACGTGGTGACCGGGGCGCTGACCGGCCTGCGCGTGGCCGTGGTGGCCCTGCCGGGCGCCGACGGCGCCGACGTCAGTGCGGCCACGGCGATCCTGGGCGAGGCCGGCGCGGAGGTGGTGGCCCAGGTCAACGTCAACCCCTCCTTCACCGACCCGGCCACCAACACCTACCGCACCACCTTCGCCGGACAGCTGCGCGCCTACCTCGAGCCCAAGGTGGGCGCTGAGGCCACCACCGAGCAGATCTTCGCCCTGGCCCTGGCCCAGGTGCTGACATCCTCCACCGAGAACGCGGTGACCGTGGCGGCCTTCCTCGAGGCCACCGAGACCCCCTTCGTCTCCCTGCCCCAGGCGGCCACCGGCGCCGCCCACTCCATCGTGGTGGTGGGACCGCGCTCGCAGGAGGACCTGGCTGCCGCCCTGGGCAACCCGGACGCAGAGTCGCTCAAGCTGCACTCCAACTACCTGGTGGCCCTGGCCAGCGGGCTGGGCCAGGCCGGCCTGGGCGGGATGGTGCTGGGCGACGCCTCCACCGACGCCTCCCTGGTCACGCGTCTGCGCAACTCTGGCGACGCAGTCTCCACCCTGGACGCGGTGGGAACCGACTTCTCCACCGTCTTCACCCCGCGCGTGCTCGCCGCATCCCTGTCGAGCAAGCACGGCGCCTACGGCGTGGAGGCCTCCGCCACCGAGGGACTGCCCCTGGCCGGAGCGCTGCCGGCCCTGCCGGAGCTGGGCGCCTCCGTGCTCAGCCCGAGCACCGGGGTCCAGCCGGGCGCCTCTGCGCCCGCGCCGGCGCCTAGCGCGCAGCCCACCGGTCAGGACGCCCAGCCCAGCCCGTCCACCTCCAACTAG
- a CDS encoding cell wall-binding repeat-containing protein, translated as MAAVASLAVIVPPAVSLEATTLNPPSTAAGMHDAAVAAAAPVHPTPAATADPADPHDPWSGGDAVTNDVGPDDVLPGLPPKAPGVLPEPLPEPTAPPLPSPSPSPSGKPDHGEGPIIGIGDAVEATSLGVGVAGGSVNSALQTPDGTILAGGRESALNIFAASFDAGSWTTSATGVCAQCGNAWAAALSADGTKAYFAANSPSSLWEQDLSTGRLRQLTQVLPNALPYLGPGKIGAFDAATAPDGSVYLGSYGRLDPLGGIPLPGAVLRYNPATDRVSLVGTPHPGALMVRSVATAPDGTLFAGTSSGSARARLFFLRPGGTSFTEIPLGLAEMGASSVYDLAVVGDHVVGGAGENRGRLVIVDRNDPENGGRVIEVPGTTHIDLVAPVNQKHFVFSARSEGTIYLGDVETGQFKALGTPVHGDETRGLFTWEQDGASYLRGVSGSGIVWQVPAPAATDVAGWEALRPWAASSMVSASFQDVAGTGELPVQGAVAAVDDTALVAGSWKLGIFQNGVRSDHYISGELKTVQGHQGAYYGATYPNAWVWRVGKDGRAELLAKLDRRYQSRPLSIDVDASGILIGTRANYGFAGGAVNYIATSRSGAPKPMVHVDPLGKGSINVVKHLSRTDALIASSVQAEAASAQEERAEVARINKVTGEVRWRAEFDTKAFMGAAVTPHGILLAAIGHKTLLLDPDTGRLLAQGIGPQTGRLVEVGQDAVVFLEHPWLVRMEVRPGGRLLATRHRLPQTAQEIVEIVQAGEAGQGGQNGQGGQPGSGQSGSGQPGPDQNTLYGIERRGSLLRLEVTPSRVWRTAGQDRYATAAAFVSSESTWEQTAVIASGSDYPDALAAAPLAAKLQAPVLLSAQSYLPVATRKALQRGGFTRVVLVGGHSSIGPAVEAQLAAMGVTVERLGGQSRFHTAALIAARVCPAQNCPAFVVSGSTFADALSAGAAASKTGGVVLLAQRGLPGGQTPWYTHAARRYVVGGLAASQLGTVPAEPTAVFAGPDRFATAASVGEQFFPDAGTAMLVSGVTFPDALAASGICALEGAPIVLATADTLPPATASYLRDSDVWRVEIAGGANSVTSYAQEGAFHAVSN; from the coding sequence CGCGGTGACGAATGACGTGGGCCCGGACGACGTTTTGCCGGGCCTGCCGCCCAAGGCACCCGGTGTGTTGCCCGAGCCCCTGCCGGAACCGACGGCCCCGCCCCTGCCCTCGCCCTCGCCCTCGCCCAGCGGCAAGCCAGACCACGGGGAGGGGCCGATCATCGGCATCGGAGACGCCGTGGAGGCCACCTCCCTGGGCGTGGGCGTGGCCGGCGGGAGCGTGAACAGCGCGCTCCAGACCCCGGACGGCACCATCCTGGCCGGGGGCAGGGAAAGCGCGCTCAACATCTTCGCCGCCAGCTTCGACGCCGGCTCCTGGACCACCAGCGCAACCGGGGTGTGCGCGCAGTGCGGCAACGCCTGGGCCGCCGCGCTCTCCGCCGACGGCACCAAGGCCTACTTCGCCGCCAATTCCCCCAGCAGCCTGTGGGAGCAGGACCTGTCCACCGGTCGGCTGCGCCAGCTCACCCAGGTGCTACCAAACGCCCTGCCCTACCTGGGCCCGGGCAAGATCGGCGCCTTCGACGCCGCCACCGCCCCGGACGGATCGGTCTACCTGGGCTCCTACGGCCGCCTGGACCCACTGGGTGGCATCCCGTTGCCCGGCGCCGTGCTGCGCTACAACCCCGCCACGGACCGCGTCTCCCTGGTGGGCACTCCCCACCCGGGCGCCCTCATGGTGCGCTCCGTGGCCACCGCTCCGGACGGCACACTCTTCGCGGGCACGTCCTCCGGCTCGGCTCGCGCCCGCCTTTTCTTCCTGCGGCCGGGCGGAACGTCGTTCACGGAAATCCCGCTGGGACTGGCCGAGATGGGGGCCTCGTCGGTCTACGACCTGGCGGTGGTTGGCGACCACGTGGTCGGGGGAGCGGGGGAGAACCGTGGTCGCCTGGTCATCGTGGACCGCAACGATCCAGAAAACGGCGGGCGCGTAATCGAGGTCCCCGGCACCACCCACATCGACCTGGTGGCACCGGTGAACCAGAAGCACTTCGTCTTCTCGGCGCGCAGCGAGGGCACCATCTACCTCGGCGACGTCGAAACCGGCCAGTTCAAGGCGCTCGGCACGCCGGTGCACGGCGACGAGACGCGCGGTCTCTTCACCTGGGAACAGGACGGGGCCAGCTACCTGCGGGGCGTGAGCGGATCGGGCATCGTCTGGCAGGTACCCGCGCCCGCAGCAACCGATGTGGCCGGCTGGGAGGCGCTGCGGCCCTGGGCGGCCAGCAGCATGGTCTCCGCCAGCTTCCAGGACGTGGCAGGAACGGGCGAGCTGCCGGTGCAGGGCGCGGTGGCGGCGGTCGACGACACTGCCCTGGTGGCGGGATCGTGGAAGCTCGGCATTTTCCAAAACGGGGTGCGCAGCGACCACTACATCAGCGGCGAGTTGAAGACAGTGCAGGGCCACCAGGGCGCCTACTACGGCGCCACCTACCCCAACGCGTGGGTGTGGCGCGTCGGCAAGGACGGCCGGGCCGAACTGCTCGCCAAGCTGGACCGCAGGTACCAGTCCCGTCCCTTGTCGATCGATGTCGATGCCTCCGGCATCCTGATCGGCACCCGCGCGAACTACGGCTTCGCGGGCGGGGCCGTGAACTACATCGCCACCAGCCGGAGCGGCGCGCCCAAACCGATGGTGCACGTGGACCCGCTGGGCAAGGGCTCCATCAACGTCGTCAAGCACCTCAGCCGCACCGACGCGCTCATCGCCAGCTCGGTGCAGGCCGAGGCGGCAAGCGCCCAGGAGGAACGCGCCGAGGTGGCCCGGATCAACAAGGTCACGGGAGAGGTGCGGTGGCGCGCCGAGTTCGACACCAAGGCGTTCATGGGCGCCGCCGTCACGCCCCACGGCATCCTGCTGGCCGCGATCGGCCACAAGACGCTCCTACTGGACCCGGACACGGGCCGGCTCCTGGCCCAGGGCATCGGGCCGCAGACCGGGCGCCTGGTGGAGGTGGGGCAGGACGCGGTGGTCTTCCTGGAGCACCCCTGGCTGGTGCGCATGGAGGTGCGCCCCGGCGGGCGGCTGCTGGCCACGCGCCACCGCCTGCCCCAGACCGCCCAGGAGATCGTGGAGATCGTGCAGGCCGGGGAGGCCGGGCAGGGTGGGCAGAACGGCCAGGGCGGGCAGCCGGGTTCGGGCCAGTCGGGTTCCGGGCAGCCGGGCCCGGACCAGAACACGCTGTACGGCATCGAAAGGCGTGGCAGCCTGCTGCGGTTGGAGGTGACCCCCTCGCGCGTCTGGCGCACGGCGGGGCAAGACCGCTACGCCACTGCGGCGGCATTCGTCTCGAGCGAGTCCACGTGGGAGCAGACGGCGGTGATCGCCTCCGGCTCTGACTACCCGGACGCGCTGGCCGCCGCGCCCCTGGCGGCGAAGCTGCAGGCCCCGGTGCTGCTCTCCGCGCAGTCGTACCTACCGGTCGCCACCCGCAAGGCCCTGCAGCGCGGCGGGTTTACCCGGGTGGTGCTGGTGGGCGGGCACAGCTCCATCGGGCCGGCAGTGGAGGCGCAGCTGGCGGCAATGGGAGTGACGGTGGAGCGCCTGGGCGGGCAGTCCCGCTTCCACACCGCCGCGCTGATCGCCGCGCGGGTCTGCCCGGCGCAGAACTGCCCGGCCTTCGTGGTCTCCGGCTCCACCTTCGCCGATGCCCTGTCCGCAGGTGCCGCCGCCAGCAAGACCGGCGGCGTGGTGTTGCTGGCGCAGCGCGGCCTGCCGGGCGGGCAGACCCCGTGGTACACGCACGCCGCCCGGCGCTACGTGGTGGGCGGGCTCGCCGCCTCCCAGCTGGGCACCGTACCGGCAGAGCCCACCGCCGTCTTTGCCGGCCCGGACCGGTTCGCCACCGCCGCGAGCGTGGGCGAGCAGTTCTTCCCCGACGCGGGCACCGCGATGCTGGTGAGCGGCGTGACGTTCCCGGACGCGCTGGCCGCCTCCGGCATCTGCGCCCTGGAGGGTGCGCCCATCGTGCTCGCCACCGCCGACACCCTGCCGCCCGCCACGGCGAGCTACCTGCGGGATTCGGACGTCTGGCGCGTCGAGATCGCCGGGGGCGCCAACTCCGTGACGAGCTACGCGCAAGAGGGCGCTTTCCACGCGGTGTCCAACTGA
- the recN gene encoding DNA repair protein RecN: MLEELRIFGVGVIEEAEVRPGAGLSVITGETGAGKSMLLGSLALATGAPADPGLVRRGQSQARVEATFTLPGGALGRAVAEAVEEAGGALDEGALLVSRTQPVEGRSRCHLGGRTVPRASLTEAVTPLVAVHGQSDQISLRRPARQRALLDALGGAKHAALLESHAAAFDQWRAARDELEEWRATAAQREAEVAYLRSTLEQIDAVEPSAGEEDELRAEAERLTNVEDLRVVTARCLGLLSAESYEPGAAGASSLLADAARALGELERFDPTPRPWAEELAGAQAVVADVAAELSAYLDALEADPARLEAVHERRAALNALLRGRAASTGELLEWADQARERLDLLDGPDDRTASLETALAAASDKLAQIGADVTAARRKLAAELSHAVGAELAQLALAGAALRVEVGPAEVRAHGRDEVTMWWQADAGLAPVPLGSGASGGELSRIMLAIELVLARADQERRTLVFDEVDAGVGGRAATEIGARLALLARTQQVIVVTHLAQVAAFADTHLTVVKNGATTRVRQLAPSERAAEIARMLSGHDDAPTALRHGEELLQAARVRLSET, translated from the coding sequence TTGCTGGAAGAACTGCGCATATTCGGCGTGGGCGTGATCGAGGAGGCCGAGGTGCGCCCCGGCGCCGGCCTGAGTGTGATCACTGGCGAGACGGGCGCCGGAAAGTCCATGCTGCTGGGATCGCTGGCGCTGGCCACGGGCGCGCCGGCGGATCCGGGCCTGGTGCGTCGCGGGCAGAGCCAGGCCCGCGTGGAGGCCACCTTCACGCTGCCCGGTGGCGCCCTGGGGCGCGCCGTGGCTGAGGCGGTCGAGGAGGCCGGCGGCGCGCTGGATGAGGGCGCGCTGTTGGTGAGCCGCACCCAGCCCGTGGAGGGCCGCTCGCGCTGCCACCTGGGCGGACGCACGGTGCCGCGCGCCTCCCTCACGGAGGCGGTCACCCCGCTGGTGGCGGTGCACGGCCAGAGCGACCAGATCTCCCTGCGGCGCCCGGCCCGGCAGCGGGCGCTGCTGGACGCGCTGGGCGGGGCCAAGCACGCCGCGCTGTTGGAGAGCCACGCCGCCGCGTTTGACCAGTGGCGCGCTGCCCGCGACGAGCTGGAGGAGTGGCGGGCCACCGCCGCGCAGCGGGAGGCCGAGGTGGCCTATCTGCGCTCCACCCTGGAGCAGATCGACGCCGTCGAACCGAGCGCGGGCGAGGAGGACGAGCTGCGGGCCGAGGCCGAGCGGCTGACGAACGTGGAGGACCTGCGCGTCGTGACCGCCCGCTGCCTGGGCCTGCTCAGCGCCGAGTCCTACGAACCGGGGGCGGCCGGTGCCAGCAGCCTGCTGGCCGACGCCGCTCGCGCCCTTGGCGAGCTGGAACGCTTCGACCCCACGCCGCGTCCGTGGGCGGAGGAACTGGCCGGCGCCCAGGCGGTGGTGGCCGACGTCGCCGCCGAACTGTCCGCCTACCTGGACGCCCTGGAGGCCGACCCGGCCAGGCTGGAGGCGGTCCACGAACGCCGGGCCGCCCTGAACGCCCTGCTGCGGGGGCGCGCCGCCTCCACCGGGGAACTGCTGGAGTGGGCGGACCAGGCCCGCGAGCGGCTGGACCTCCTGGACGGGCCGGACGACCGCACGGCCAGTCTGGAGACGGCGCTGGCGGCGGCGTCGGACAAACTGGCGCAGATCGGGGCGGACGTCACTGCCGCGCGGCGGAAACTCGCGGCCGAACTCAGCCACGCCGTGGGCGCGGAACTGGCGCAACTGGCGCTGGCCGGCGCGGCCCTGCGCGTGGAGGTGGGCCCGGCCGAGGTGCGCGCGCACGGGCGCGACGAGGTGACGATGTGGTGGCAGGCGGACGCGGGCCTGGCCCCGGTGCCGCTGGGCAGCGGCGCCAGCGGCGGAGAGCTCTCCCGCATCATGCTGGCCATCGAGCTGGTCCTTGCCCGCGCCGACCAGGAGCGCCGCACGCTCGTGTTCGACGAGGTGGACGCAGGCGTGGGCGGGCGCGCCGCCACGGAGATCGGGGCGCGCCTGGCCCTGCTGGCCCGCACCCAACAGGTCATCGTGGTCACGCACCTGGCGCAGGTCGCCGCGTTCGCGGACACCCACCTGACGGTGGTGAAGAACGGCGCCACCACGCGGGTGCGCCAGCTGGCCCCGTCCGAGCGTGCCGCAGAGATCGCCCGCATGCTCTCCGGGCATGACGACGCTCCTACGGCCCTACGGCATGGCGAAGAGCTGCTCCAGGCCGCCCGCGTGAGACTATCGGAGACGTGA